A region from the Phycisphaerales bacterium genome encodes:
- a CDS encoding PEP-CTERM sorting domain-containing protein, with translation MTGARNTVSGLALAAVVAVGLGGFAAGASAVTIDTGTYRLHNHPDGNEVPPPYGARLDELFNVTGGHDIFTFDFDHASSAMFLDYDGTSIHIYGQAYGGRDIGGTYAADVYQALYTFDFTYSLNVGPVPGDDDVYVSSDAGNNQGVIGTPLGPINLYDKSDGNHAFRFGDEDNDLGHRGFAGISGWGWLMAGDPNTYIESNDWIFTAELVPAPGTLGLALGGMLMAGRRRRK, from the coding sequence ATGACAGGCGCACGAAACACAGTGAGTGGCTTGGCGTTGGCTGCGGTTGTTGCGGTTGGGCTTGGTGGTTTCGCCGCTGGCGCTTCCGCCGTGACGATCGACACCGGCACCTATCGCCTCCACAACCACCCCGACGGCAACGAGGTCCCGCCCCCCTACGGCGCACGCCTCGACGAGTTGTTCAATGTCACGGGTGGACACGACATCTTCACCTTCGACTTTGACCACGCCTCGTCGGCGATGTTCCTCGACTACGACGGGACCTCGATCCACATCTATGGTCAGGCCTACGGCGGACGCGACATCGGCGGGACATACGCCGCAGATGTCTATCAGGCCCTGTACACCTTCGACTTCACGTACTCGCTGAACGTCGGCCCCGTCCCCGGCGACGACGACGTGTACGTCTCCTCCGACGCGGGGAACAATCAGGGCGTCATCGGCACACCCCTGGGCCCGATCAACCTCTACGACAAGAGCGACGGCAACCACGCCTTCCGCTTCGGCGACGAGGACAACGACCTGGGCCACCGCGGCTTCGCGGGGATCTCGGGCTGGGGCTGGCTCATGGCCGGTGACCCCAACACCTACATCGAGAGCAACGACTGGATCTTCACCGCCGAACTCGTCCCCGCCCCCGGCACCCTCGGCCTCGCCCTTGGCGGGATGCTGATGGCTGGCCGCCGCCGCCGGAAGTAA